The Streptococcus sp. 29896 genome includes a region encoding these proteins:
- a CDS encoding GNAT family N-acetyltransferase, with product MQHKGTQVLETERLILRPFQATDVESVFQNWTSDEKVTTYLTWTTHQRLQDTEDYIQFCIQSYSQEKTYRWAIELKESQQAIGDISVVNLDERVQAAELGWLLGSQWWGQNYMPEALEAVNRFLLEEVGCLRITAVHDSENRPSGRVMEKVGMTYEGTLRQAARNNRGIVDIAIYSLLHTDRKSR from the coding sequence ATGCAACATAAAGGAACTCAGGTATTAGAAACAGAACGTCTAATTTTACGCCCCTTTCAAGCAACAGATGTTGAGTCAGTTTTCCAAAACTGGACTTCAGATGAAAAGGTCACCACTTATCTGACCTGGACAACTCATCAAAGGCTGCAAGATACAGAAGACTATATCCAGTTCTGTATCCAGTCTTATTCACAGGAAAAAACGTACAGGTGGGCTATTGAACTCAAAGAAAGTCAGCAAGCAATTGGCGATATTTCCGTGGTCAACCTAGACGAACGAGTACAGGCTGCTGAATTGGGCTGGTTGTTGGGCAGCCAGTGGTGGGGACAGAACTATATGCCCGAAGCCCTTGAAGCAGTCAATCGCTTTCTACTGGAAGAGGTTGGCTGTTTACGGATTACGGCTGTACACGATAGTGAAAATCGCCCTTCTGGTCGTGTTATGGAAAAAGTTGGCATGACCTATGAAGGTACCCTTCGACAAGCTGCTCGAAATAATCGTGGTATTGTGGATATTGCCATTTACTCACTGTTGCATACAGATAGAAAAAGTCGCTAG